A genomic segment from Vanacampus margaritifer isolate UIUO_Vmar chromosome 3, RoL_Vmar_1.0, whole genome shotgun sequence encodes:
- the rnf180a gene encoding uncharacterized protein rnf180a — MSSRVGVSGGTESGTRVERLLRPALPGRKVHGETRRDGDEGRHTRSWERRGRLRKNVSIENDGSGSGGSTESLSSSGSDGAESAEGSNTMPSRSSIVNKTSLQHPQAAVRRSSRSLTSIGTGSPIFSGPPSRDPLQVEDQVRTAAGLSRTLPNEGEESQLDEKEEGEEGGSGVMDVTGPSWAGRPERRMSKRERKRVKCVRRRQRRKERWRQSQMQGSTGSASSSGSDEDEEDVTKEGYVCAVCLDVYFSPYMCQPCKHIFCEPCLRTLAKNCPASTPCPLCRTIITHVFFQKELNQMARTFFPKEYACRKQNFQKASCAKWPLPSCRKLFRLFGGFRRPSSPGARHQLPRAGGGFHLNALDFDDDARGWHFDMDMVIIYIYSVNWIVGFFVFCILCYLFFPSF; from the exons ATGAGCTCCCGTGTGGGGGTCAGCGGTGGGACTGAAAGCGGCACCCGCGTGGAGCGACTTCTGCGACCTGCGCTTCCGGGAAGGAAAGTCCACGGAGAGACGAGACGGGATGGAGATGAAGGAAGACATACGAGAAGTTGGGAGAGAAGAGGAAGACTCAGGAAGAACGTCAGTATTGAAAATGATGGCAGTGGGTCAGGAGGAAGCACGGAGAGCCTATCCAGCTCTGGTTCGGATGGAGCGGAATCCGCGGAGGGGTCGAACACAATGCCAAGCAGAAGCTCCATCGTGAATAAAACCAGTCTTCAGCATCCACAAGCAGCCGTGAGGCGTTCATCCCGATCCCTCACCTCCATTGGAACCGGATCACCCATCTTTTCGGGCCCTCCTAGCAGAGACCCGCTCCAGGTGGAGGACCAGGTGAGGACAGCTGCAGGCTTGTCACGGACTTTGCCGAACGAAGGTGAGGAGAGCCAGCTGGATGAGAAGGAAGAAGGAGAGGAAGGGGGCAGCGGTGTGATGGACGTGACGGGCCCATCTTGGGCCGGAAGGCCGGAGAGAAGGATGAGCAAGCGGGAGAGGAAGAGAGTCAAGTGTGTGAGGCGCAGGCAGAGGAGGAAGGAGCGATGGAGGCAAAGTCAGATGCAG GGTTCCACAGGTAGCGCTAGCAGCAGCGGCAGCGACGAGGACGAAGAGGACGTGACCAAGGAGGGTTACGTGTGCGCCGTGTGCCTGGACGTCTACTTCAGCCCGTACATGTGTCAGCCATGCAAGCACATCTTCTGCGAACCTTGCCTGAGGACGCTGGCCAAGAATTGTCCCGCCAGCACGCCCTGCCCCCTCTGCAGGACCATCATCACGCATGTCTTCTTTCAGAAGG agtTAAACCAAATGGCAAGGACTTTCTTCCCGAAGGAGTATGCGTGTCGGAAACAGAACTTCCAGAAAGCGAGTTGTGCCAAATGGCCTCTGCCAAGCTGCAGAAAACTCTTCAGACTCTTTGGAG GTTTCAGGAGGCCGTCCAGCCCCGGGGCGCGGCATCAGTTGCCCCGCGCAGGAGGCGGCTTCCATCTTAACGCGTTGGACTTTGACGACGACGCCCGCGGGTGGCACTTTGACATGGATATGGTCATCATTTACATTTACTCCGTCAACTGGATTGTCGGCTTCTTTGTATTTTGCATCCTCTGTTACctctttttcccctctttttga
- the rgs7bpa gene encoding regulator of G-protein signaling 7-binding protein A isoform X2 — translation MSSASNGRKNRPRSAGTIFQIGKPLYRDPQRRESTESSRRAQRAVADCRMIVQEFNTLVALYRELVISIGEITVDCPNLRADMLRTRTKGCEMARAAHHSLTLIAGPEDGEIHPEICRLFIQLQCCLEMYITEMLKSFCLLGSLQLHRKGKDPCSLTSVDRKAEESSDVPILEDTSSSPTDGPPPTWLVATDIKNIEKDMREMKNLLSKLRETMPLPLKNQDDSSLLNLSPYPMVRQRKRRFFGLCCLVTS, via the exons ATGAGTTCTGCATCGAATGGGCGCAAAAACCGCCCCAGATCGGCCGGGACCATCTTCCAGATCGGCAAGCCCCTCTACCGAGACCCCCAGCGGCGGGAGAGCACGGAGAGCAGCCGCAGAGCCCAGCGCGCCGTGGCCGACTGCAGGATG ATTGTGCAAGAGTTCAACACGCTGGTGGCGCTGTACCGCGAGCTGGTGATCTCCATCGGCGAGATCACCGTCGACTGTCCCAACCTGCGGGCCGACATGCTGAGGACTCGAACCAAAGGCTGCGAGATGGCCAGGGCCGCACATCACAGTCTCACCTTGATAGCAGG GCCAGAGGATGGCGAGATTCACCCAGAGATCTGCAGGCTCTTCATTCAGCTGCAGTGCTGTTTGGAGATGTATATCACCGAAATGCTCAAGTCTTTTTGCTTGCTGGGCTCCCTCCAGCTCCACAggaaag GCAAAGATCCCTGTAGTCTCACCTCAGTGGACAGGAAGGCCGAGGAGAGCTCGGACGTCCCCATCCTTGAGGACACGTCCTCCTCGCCCACCGACGGCCCTCCACCCACATGGCTGGTGGCAACGGAcataaaaaacattgaaaa GGACATGAGGGAAATGAAGAACCTTCTCAGTAAACTCAGGGAGACGATGCCTTTACCACTCAAGAACCAAG ACGACAGCAGTTTGCTGAACTTGTCTCCCTACCCGATGGTGCGACAGAGGAAGAGACGCTTCTTCGGCCTCTGTTGCTTGGTAACCAGCTGA
- the rgs7bpa gene encoding regulator of G-protein signaling 7-binding protein A isoform X1 encodes MSSASNGRKNRPRSAGTIFQIGKPLYRDPQRRESTESSRRAQRAVADCRMIVQEFNTLVALYRELVISIGEITVDCPNLRADMLRTRTKGCEMARAAHHSLTLIAGPEDGEIHPEICRLFIQLQCCLEMYITEMLKSFCLLGSLQLHRKGPSMCFSGVPGKDPCSLTSVDRKAEESSDVPILEDTSSSPTDGPPPTWLVATDIKNIEKDMREMKNLLSKLRETMPLPLKNQDDSSLLNLSPYPMVRQRKRRFFGLCCLVTS; translated from the exons ATGAGTTCTGCATCGAATGGGCGCAAAAACCGCCCCAGATCGGCCGGGACCATCTTCCAGATCGGCAAGCCCCTCTACCGAGACCCCCAGCGGCGGGAGAGCACGGAGAGCAGCCGCAGAGCCCAGCGCGCCGTGGCCGACTGCAGGATG ATTGTGCAAGAGTTCAACACGCTGGTGGCGCTGTACCGCGAGCTGGTGATCTCCATCGGCGAGATCACCGTCGACTGTCCCAACCTGCGGGCCGACATGCTGAGGACTCGAACCAAAGGCTGCGAGATGGCCAGGGCCGCACATCACAGTCTCACCTTGATAGCAGG GCCAGAGGATGGCGAGATTCACCCAGAGATCTGCAGGCTCTTCATTCAGCTGCAGTGCTGTTTGGAGATGTATATCACCGAAATGCTCAAGTCTTTTTGCTTGCTGGGCTCCCTCCAGCTCCACAggaaag GCCCTAGCATGTGTTTCTCTGGGGTGCCAGGCAAAGATCCCTGTAGTCTCACCTCAGTGGACAGGAAGGCCGAGGAGAGCTCGGACGTCCCCATCCTTGAGGACACGTCCTCCTCGCCCACCGACGGCCCTCCACCCACATGGCTGGTGGCAACGGAcataaaaaacattgaaaa GGACATGAGGGAAATGAAGAACCTTCTCAGTAAACTCAGGGAGACGATGCCTTTACCACTCAAGAACCAAG ACGACAGCAGTTTGCTGAACTTGTCTCCCTACCCGATGGTGCGACAGAGGAAGAGACGCTTCTTCGGCCTCTGTTGCTTGGTAACCAGCTGA